The genomic stretch GCGGCCGACTGATCTTCTGCGGTGATCTGATCAATCGAGGGCCCCAGATCGAGCGAACCATGCTCCTGGCCTGGGACCTGGTGGAGCAGGGACGGGCGGTCTGGTTGCGGGGCAACCACGAGCAGAACCTGCTCATGGCCCTCCGCAGGCAACGGGATATCAGCGATCCGGCCCTGGCGGGCTCCGACACCTACCGGCAGCTGGGCAGCCGTCAGTGCCGCCTCTGGCGCGAAAGGCTGGAGAGCCTTCCCCTGGCCTACTGGGGCAAGGGCTGGGTGGCCACCCATGCCGGCTTCGATCCCGGCAGCTGGCTGCCCGACCTCTCGATCCGTCATCCCTTCTGGAGTCGATACGACGGCCGCTTCGGGGACGTGATCATTGGCCACACCCCCGTGGATCGGGTGGAGCGCAGTGCCAACGGCATCGTCAAGATCGACACCGGCGCCTGCTACGGCGGACGGCTCAGCGCCTACTGCCCGGAAACCGGCGATCTGATCAGCGTGCCAGGCCTGCGCAGCATCGAGGCACAGCTGCCGGCCGCGGGCCAGGGCCGTTCGTCCAGGGCAGTGGCCGGCTCCCGCTGACGGCGACCTCGTCCTGATCATGGCGATCCGATGCTGACGGTGTATCGCAGCAACCGGGCCGACCTGCTGGCTCAGCTGCTGGGCCAGCATCTGCTTCTTGCCCCCCCGGATCCCTTCGAGACGGTGTCGGTGGTGGTGAACACCTGGCCCACCAGCCGCTGGCTCGGGGAGCAGCTGGCTCTGGAGCTGGGGGGCATCGCCGCCAACATCCGCTTCCCCTTTCCCGGAAGCCAGCTGCGCGCCATGGTCGGGCAGCTCCTGGGTGAGAGCGCCGAGGGGAGCGACCCCTGGCGGGCGGGCGACCTGGTCTGGCCCGTGCTGGAGTTGCTGCCGCAGCTGGTGGAGGCCCCGGAAGCCGCGCCGCTGCGGCGCTGGCTGGAGCAGCGCGACGACGGGGGCGAACTGGACGTCCCCCTCTGGCAACTGGCCCGCGCCATCGCCGATGGGCTCGATGACCTCAGCCTCTACAGGCCCGCCCTGACGCAGGCGTGGTGGCAGGGCGGCAGTGGCGACAGCCGCGGAAATCCCCTGCCTGACTCCCTGGCCTGGCAGCCCCTGCTGGTTCAGCGCCTGCGGGACCGGCTGGGTGAGAAGCCCTTCGGGCTCAGAGCCCTGGACCTGATCGAGCACCTGCGCGAGGGCCGGATCAGCGTCGAAGGGATCCCGTCCCCCCTGCGCCTGTTCGGCCTCAGCAGCGCCCCG from Synechococcus sp. CBW1107 encodes the following:
- a CDS encoding metallophosphoesterase; this encodes MASPPQSLHHWVIGDVHGCASALQDLISRLPVSGRLIFCGDLINRGPQIERTMLLAWDLVEQGRAVWLRGNHEQNLLMALRRQRDISDPALAGSDTYRQLGSRQCRLWRERLESLPLAYWGKGWVATHAGFDPGSWLPDLSIRHPFWSRYDGRFGDVIIGHTPVDRVERSANGIVKIDTGACYGGRLSAYCPETGDLISVPGLRSIEAQLPAAGQGRSSRAVAGSR